One part of the Coffea eugenioides isolate CCC68of chromosome 10, Ceug_1.0, whole genome shotgun sequence genome encodes these proteins:
- the LOC113750768 gene encoding putative nuclease HARBI1, which yields MSDFGDEQGTSSSSDEDDVLFAAGAALLFGPNAEPYGGPLQKVPCRTSALSGRHWVEEVLSGHHTRIMDATRLNVDSFMRLCQLLAECGFVPQNHQKRVTIEEALAMTLVMMSHNMRMRMIADRFNHSTETVHRNIHEVIRGLCTFAQFAITPRWQDEIHPKILNDTRFYPWFEDCVGAIDGTHIPACAPRGQQVAYTNRHGVQSQNVLAVCDHDMRFVYVYAGWEGSAHDARVLDGALTGPNHFPMPPTGKYYLVDSAYRNLPGFLPPYRGRQADVSGRRRGRFATAKELFNYRHSALRNVIERSFGVLKRRFAILRGAVPNYMMTTQINVVIACCAVHNFIRDQQPNDMYFADAEEGDLDIHGAIPPYPEIQPLHSPPEVVEQWIGMRDTLATHMFNAYRNRR from the exons ATGAGCGACTTCGGAGATGAGCAGGGGACCAGCTCGTCTTCGGACGAAGACGATGTTCTTTTTGCTGCGGGTGCTGCGCTGCTATTTGGACCAAATGCAGAACCATACGGAGGTCCACTCCAGAAGGTGCCATGCAGGACGTCTGCGCTGTCAGGACGACACTGGGTTGAGGAAGTGCTGTCAGGCCACCATACCCGGATCATGGATGCAACAAGGCTAAACGTTGATTCTTTCATGAGGTTATGCCAGCTTTTGGCCGAATGCGGATTTGTTCCCCAAAATCATCAGAAAAGGGTTACAATAGAGGAGGCACTTGCGATGACATTGGTCATGATGAGCCACAACATGAGAATGCGTATGATTGCTGATCGATTTAACCATTCGACGGAGACAGTACATCGAAATATTCACGAAGTCATTCGGGGCCTATGCACCTTCGCGCAATTCGCAATTACTCCAAGATGGCAGGATGAAATTCATCCGAAAATTCTTAATGACACGAGGTTTTATCCTTGGTTTGAA gaCTGCGTCGGAGCTATTGATGGGACACATATACCTGCTTGTGCCCCAAGAGGACAACAAGTGGCATACACTAATCGACACGGTGTACAGTCACAAAATGTTTTGGCTGTGTGCGACCATGATATGCGATTTGTGTACGTGTATGCCGGTTGGGAAGGAAGTGCACATGATGCCCGAGTCTTAGATGGGGCTTTGACCGGCCCAAATCACTTCCCCATGCCTCCTACAG GAAAATATTATTTGGTTGACTCCGCGTATCGAAACTTGCCCGGTTTCTTACCACCATATAGGGGACGCCAAGCTGATGTTAGTGGTCGCAGGAGGGGGAGATTTGCAACTGCGAAAGAGCTGTTTAATTACCGGCACTCTGCACTACGGAATGTCATAGAGCGAAGTTTCGGTGTCCTAAAAAGGAGATTTGCCATTTTAAGGGGAGCCGTTCCGAACTACATGATGACAACACAGATAAATGTAGTTATTGCTTGTTGTGCCGTGCATAACTTCATTAGGGATCAACAACCGAATGACATGTACTTTGCTGACGCGGAGGAGGGAGATCTAGATATTCATGGTGCAATTCCTCCTTATCCCGAGATACAGCCATTGCATTCTCCGCCTGAAGTTGTTGAGCAATGGATTGGCATGAGAGACACACTGGCTACGCATATGTTCAATGCCTATAGAAATAGGCGATAA
- the LOC113749042 gene encoding cyclin-A1-4-like: MSTAAGQNQSRRFTSSTASSSAKRSSSSDNVGKMVASGLPSQQHLAKKRPALANVTNQRAQGNFSNNRSTLSEPSKIAPCTAKIVSIKKGAPTSNISNAGISAATLPASSFMKPNIVACSKSALTDAILPAIAGPVPCSMDVSPTQSEGLSVSMDESMSTCDSLNSPEVEYLDNNEITAVDSIEKKASTKLCISDHVQSPGIICKREALSEVVSDDDIIDVDDNLMDPQSCATIACDIYKHLRASEVKKRPAIDFMERVQKDINASMRAILIDWLVEVAEEYRLVPETLYLTINYIDRYLSGNVMDRQRLQLLGVACMMIASKYEEICAPQVEEFCYITDNTYFKDEVLEMESAVLNYLKFEMTAPTVKCFLRRFVRAAQGLVVHEAQSLQLECLANYIAELSLLEYSMLCYAPSLIAASTIFLAKYILVPAKRPWNSTLRHYTLYQPSDLHDCVKALHSLCSGSHNSSLPAIREKYSQHKYKFVAKKYCPPSIPPEFFQNVSS; this comes from the exons ATGTCGACGGCGGCGGGGCAGAACCAGAGCCGGCGGTTCACGTCGTCGACGGCGTCATCGTCGGCAAAGAGGTCTTCATCGTCGGACAATGTGGGGAAGATGGTGGCGTCAGGATTGCCTTCTCAGCAACATTTGGCCAAGAAAAGGCCAGCTCTTGCTAACGTCACCAATCAAAGGGCACAGGGGAATTTCAGTAATAACCGAAGCACGCTTTCGGAGCCCTCCAAAATT GCACCATGTACTGCTAAAATCGTGAGCATCAAGAAGGGGGCTCCTACGAGCAATATTAGTAATGCAGGCATCTCAGCGGCTACTCTGCCAGCTTCCTCCTTTATGAAACCAAACATAGTTGCTTGCAGTAAAAGTGCATTAACTGATGCAATTCTTCCTGCAATTGCCGGCCCTGTCCCTTGCAGCATGGATGTATCCCCAACACAATCAGAGGGACTTTCTGTTTCGATGGACGAGTCAATGTCTACTTGTGATTCCTTGAACAGTCCTGAAGTTGAGTATCTGGACAACAATGAAATAACTGCAGTTGATTCCATAGAGAAGAAGGCATCAACCAAACTCTGCATCTCTGATCATGTCCAATCTCCAG GGATTATATGTAAAAGAGAGGCACTTTCAGAGGTGGTATCAGATGATGACATAATTGATGTTGATGACAATCTAATGGACCCACAGTCATGTGCAACCATAGCCTGTGATATATACAAACACTTGCGAGCATCTGAG GTGAAGAAAAGGCCTGCTATAGATTTCATGGAAAGAGTACAGAAAGACATTAATGCCAGCATGCGTGCAATTCTCATAGATTGGCTTGTTgag GTTGCTGAGGAGTACAGGCTGGTTCCCGAGACATTGTATCTTACGATTAACTACATTGATCGTTATCTATCTGGCAATGTGATGGACCGACAAAGATTGCAGTTGCTGGGTGTTGCTTGCATGATGATTGCCTC GAAATATGAAGAGATTTGCGCACCTCAGGTAGAAGAGTTCTGCTATATAACTGATAACACATACTTTAAGGATGAG GTTTTGGAAATGGAATCTGCTGTCCTGAATTACTTGAAGTTTGAAATGACTGCCCCTACAGTTAAATGTTTCCTAAG GAGATTTGTTCGTGCTGCTCAGGGTCTGGTAGTCCATGAG GCTCAGTCACTACAGTTGGAGTGCTTGGCCAACTACATTGCAGAGCTATCTCTTCTCGAGTACAGTATGCTGTGTTATGCACCGTCACTCATAGCAGCTTCTACCATTTTCTTGGCCAAATACATACTTGTCCCTGCAAAGAGACCTTGG AACTCCACATTGCGGCATTACACTCTGTACCAGCCCTCTGATTTGCATGACTGTGTCAAGGCTCTGCATAGCCTTTGTAGCGGCAGTCACAACTCCAGTTTACCTGCAATCAGAGAAAAATACAGTCAGCATAAG TACAAATTTGTTGCAAAGAAGTACTGCCCGCCATCAATACCTCCGGAGTTCTTCCAGAATGTGAGCAGCTAG
- the LOC113749041 gene encoding uncharacterized protein LOC113749041: MKPTNPFNLFCFFLFIVLAVLEFPVSAYHDSPYSRSSSIVFATLGRSSYHFDIYSLPLWVAPASSNELRLTDGVSVNFNGYFPSPSSVSMLFGAPDWTPADVSPPPLHLVYVTERNGNSHVFLDSLYYRGREHTGSRSILEEDPSEPTRSELTRFQFPLVGLEESDGRVSMKDKPTLVGEYLIYVSTHENPGVPRTSWTAVYSTHLKTRSTRRLTPYGVADFSPAVSPSGVWTAVASYGEKGWGGEVEELGTDIYLFLTRDGSSRVKVVEHGGWPSWADDSTFYFHRRCEDGWWSVFKASILKNRKRGVDSVVTERVTPPGFHVFTPAASTSNESFIVVATRRPDSAFRHIELFDVVSKQFVELTRPISPNVHHLNPFISPDSSRVGYHKCRGSSNGHKSTNLILENLKNPLSEKITLFRIDGDFPSFSPDGSRIAFVEFPGVYVVNSDGSGLRKVFERTAFSTAWDWKRKGVVYTSAGPTFASESTDVDIISINVDDENLSYKQLTRGGKNNAFPSTSPDGKWVVFRSGRSGHKNLYIMDALEGETGGLSRLTEGPWSDTMCNWSPDGEWIAFASDRENPGSGSFELFMVHPNGTGLHKLIQSGSGGRTNHPWFSPDSKYVVFTSDYAGVSAEPISNPHHYQPYGDIFVIKSDGSGIRRLTHNSYEDGTPTWGSTYMKDDDVERPNGGTTCSFEDCHWLNISPNSSSLYSAPVKPQCSH, from the coding sequence atgaaacccACAAATCCCTTCAACCTCTTCTGCTTCTTCCTTTTCATTGTTCTTGCAGTTTTGGAATTCCCTGTATCGGCGTACCATGACAGCCCATACAGTCGCAGTAGCAGCATAGTCTTTGCTACTCTGGGAAGATCAAGCTATCATTTTGATATCTATTCTCTTCCACTATGGGTCGCACCCGCTAGCTCTAACGAACTTCGGCTGACTGATGGAGTTTCCGTTAATTTCAACGGCTATTTTCCCTCGCCCTCATCAGTCTCCATGCTCTTCGGAGCACCTGATTGGACCCCGGCTGATgtctctcctcctcctctccaTCTCGTCTATGTTACGGAAAGAAATGGTAATTCGCATGTATTTCTCGACTCGCTTTACTACCGTGGACGCGAGCACACTGGATCGAGATCAATTCTCGAGGAAGACCCATCTGAGCCAACTCGGAGCGAGCTGACTCGTTTTCAGTTCCCTCTGGTGGGTTTGGAGGAGTCTGATGGGCGGGTTTCGATGAAGGATAAGCCGACTCTGGTGGGTGAGTATTTGATTTACGTGTCGACTCATGAGAACCCGGGTGTGCCTCGGACGAGTTGGACTGCTGTGTACTCTACCCACTTGAAGACCAGGTCGACTCGGAGGTTGACGCCGTACGGGGTGGCGGATTTTAGTCCAGCAGTTTCGCCTTCCGGGGTCTGGACTGCGGTGGCGTCGTACGGGGAGAAGGGGTGGGGCGGTGAAGTTGAGGAACTCGGTACGGATATTTATCTGTTCCTTACCCGGGACGGGTCAAGCCGAGTCAAGGTGGTTGAACACGGTGGATGGCCGAGTTGGGCTGATGATTCAACTTTCTACTTCCACCGGAGGTGCGAGGATGGTTGGTGGAGCGTTTTTAAGGCTAGTATTCTGAAAAACCGAAAACGCGGTGTTGACTCGGTGGTGACTGAGCGAGTCACCCCACCGGGTTTCCACGTGTTCACACCTGCAGCTTCGACGTCTAATGAGAGCTTTATTGTTGTGGCAACAAGAAGACCAGATTCGGCGTTTCGCCACATAGAGCTGTTCGACGTCGTTTCGAAACAATTCGTCGAATTGACCCGACCCATTTCGCCCAACGTCCACCACTTGAACCCGTTCATCTCTCCGGACTCAAGTCGGGTCGGGTACCATAAATGTAGAGGGTCAAGCAATGGGCACAAGAGTACCAACCTTATACTTGAGAACCTTAAGAACCCCCTGTCCGAAAAAATCACCCTTTTCCGGATTGACGGAGATTTCCCTTCATTTTCACCCGATGGATCGCGGATCGCGTTCGTGGAGTTCCCGGGTGTTTATGTGGTAAATAGTGATGGGTCGGGTTTGCGGAAGGTTTTCGAAAGAACTGCTTTCTCAACTGCATGggattggaaaagaaaaggggtggTTTACACTAGCGCAGGACCCACATTTGCCAGTGAAAGCACTGACGTGGACATAATCTCTATTAATGTTGATGATGAAAATCTTAGCTACAAACAATTGACTAGAGGAGGCAAAAATAATGCATTTCCATCCACGTCGCCCGATGGAAAATGGGTCGTGTTCCGGTCGGGTCGATCCGGGCACAAGAACTTGTATATAATGGATGCCTTGGAAGGAGAAACGGGTGGGCTTTCTAGGTTGACGGAGGGTCCGTGGTCCGATACCATGTGTAACTGGTCCCCAGATGGCGAGTGGATAGCCTTTGCTTCAGACCGAGAAAATCCGGGTTCGGGTAGCTTTGAATTGTTTATGGTGCATCCGAATGGAACGGGGCTCCACAAGTTGATCCAGAGTGGCTCGGGCGGGCGGACGAACCACCCGTGGTTCAGTCCAGATAGCAAGTATGTTGTGTTCACCTCAGACTATGCTGGGGTGTCAGCTGAACCAATATCAAATCCCCATCACTATCAGCCATATGGTGACATATTTGTGATCAAATCAGACGGTTCTGGGATACGCAGATTAACACATAATTCATATGAAGATGGGACTCCTACATGGGGCTCCACATACATGAAGGATGATGATGTTGAACGGCCTAATGGCGGAACAACATGTTCTTTCGAGGATTGTCACTGGCTCAATATAAGCCCCAACTCTTCAAGCCTGTACTCTGCACCTGTTAAACCTCAGTGTTCTCATTGA